Proteins co-encoded in one Saccharomyces cerevisiae S288C chromosome II, complete sequence genomic window:
- the SLI15 gene encoding Sli15p (Subunit of the conserved chromosomal passenger complex (CPC); complex regulates kinetochore-microtubule attachments, activation of the spindle tension checkpoint, and mitotic spindle disassembly; other complex members are Ipl1p, Bir1p, and Nbl1p), with translation MDWAIKAARKKTQRKPGSTRSIIETLDDLNNLTTDAHSEINQRLYESSEWLRNNVYMNTLKYEDKKMEESLISPENTHNKMDVEFPKMKGEYELSNSQNDAAKDVTKTPRNGLHNDKSITPKSLRRKEVTEGMNRFSIHDTNKSPVEPLNSVKVDANESEKSSPWSPYKVEKVLRESSKTSESPINTKRFDNQTWAAKEEMENEPILQALKKAESVKVKPPPNSGIARSQRRSNMFVPLPNKDPLIIQHIPPTKSSGSIPKVRTVKESPIAFKKKSTINSPAIRAVENSDTAGSTKASSVFDRLSSIPTKSFENKISRGNVGHKYSSSSIDLTGSPMKKVSQKFKSINSTDTDMQEALRDIFSVKNKITKNNSPKGKNSRKSSIPRFDKTSLKLTTHKKLAIIAEQKKKSKHSSDVHKTGSRPHSISPTKISVDSSSPSKEVKNYYQSPVRGYLRPTKASISPNKNKNLTTSQTPHRLKIKEKTLRKLSPNIADISKPESRKSKNYRLTNLQLLPPAEAERDDLKKKFDKRLSGIMRSQQEHHRRKQEKQKRMSHLEQDLKKQTSFSNDYKDIRLKESLAPFDNHVRDTINKNTAFSTDNILATINTVDHREIIGNVTPKIASVNDSLPEINTDSEDEASVTLAAWAKSPYLQEQLIRQQDINPQTIFGPIPPLHTDEIFPNPRLNRLKPRQIVPKRS, from the coding sequence ATGGACTGGGCAATCAAAGCAGCTAGGAAGAAAACTCAAAGGAAGCCAGGCTCTACCCGTTCAATCATAGAAACCCTCGATGATCTAAATAATCTAACAACAGATGCACATTCAGAAATAAATCAACGATTGTACGAAAGTAGTGAATGGTTAAGAAATAATGTTTATATGAATACACTCAAGTATGAAGACAAAAAGATGGAAGAGTCTTTAATTAGCCCCGAAAATACGCATAACAAAATGGATGTCGAATTTCCTAAAATGAAAGGAGAATATGAACTTTCTAACTCCCAGAATGATGCCGCAAAAGACGTTACTAAGACACCCAGAAATGGATTACATAACGATAAAAGTATCACGCCTAAATCACTCCGCAGGAAGGAAGTCACCGAAGGAATGAATAGATTTAGTATACATGATACCAATAAAAGCCCGGTTGAGCCATTGAATAGCGTTAAAGTCGACGCCAATGAAAGCGAAAAATCCTCACCATGGTCACCTTACAAAGTTGAAAAGGTTCTAAGAGAATCCTCCAAGACTTCGGAGTCTCCGATTAATACAAAACGCTTCGATAATCAAACATGGGCGGCTAAGGAAGAAATGGAGAATGAACCTATACTTCAAGCTTTAAAGAAAGCTGAATCAGTAAAGGTGAAACCACCACCGAATTCTGGGATAGCGAGATCTCAAAGAAGGTCGAATATGTTTGTTCCACTGCCGAATAAAGATCCTCTTATTATTCAACACATTCCACCAACAAAATCTTCAGGATCAATACCAAAAGTACGAACAGTAAAGGAATCACCAATCgcatttaaaaaaaaatctacgATAAATAGTCCTGCTATAAGAGCTGTGGAAAACAGTGATACCGCGGGATCTACAAAAGCATCCAGTGTTTTCGATAGGCTATCAtctattccaacaaaatcatttgaaaacaaaatttccCGTGGAAACGTTGGTCACAAATActcctcttcatcaatcGATTTAACAGGCTCCCCCATGAAAAAAGTTTCTCAAAAGTTTAAGTCAATAAACTCCACGGATACTGATATGCAAGAAGCGTTAAGAGATATATTCTcagtaaaaaataaaataaccaaaaataattcacccaaaggaaaaaactCTCGAAAATCCTCTATTCCGAGGTTTGATAAGACTTCTTTGAAGCTAACGACACACAAAAAGCTAGCAATCATTGCagaacagaaaaagaagtcCAAACACTCTAGTGATGTTCATAAAACTGGTTCAAGACCGCACAGTATTTCTCCAACAAAAATAAGTGTCGATTCAAGCTCGCCATCTAAAGAAGttaaaaattattaccAAAGCCCTGTAAGAGGTTATTTGAGACCAACAAAAGCGTCTATTTCGcctaataaaaataaaaatttaacaACGTCGCAAACGCCACATCGTTTGAAAATTAAAGAGAAAACATTAAGAAAACTTTCTCCGAATATTGCTGACATCTCCAAGCCAGAGTCTCGTAAATCCAAAAATTATCGGCTTACAAACCTTCAATTACTTCCACCAGCAGAGGCAGAACGAGATgacttaaaaaaaaagtttgataAAAGGTTATCAGGAATTATGAGGTCTCAACAGGAACATCATCGGCGTAAACaagagaaacaaaaaaggatGTCGCATTTGGAACAAGATCtaaaaaagcaaacaagCTTTAGTAATGACTACAAGGACATACGTCTAAAAGAATCTTTGGCTCCTTTCGATAATCATGTGCGAGATACCATCAACAAAAATACTGCATTTAGTACCGACAATATATTGGCCACAATAAATACAGTTGACCATCGAGAAATAATCGGAAATGTGACCCCAAAGATAGCCTCTGTCAATGATTCTTTACCAGAGATAAATACTGATTCTGAAGATGAGGCTAGCGTAACTTTAGCGGCATGGGCTAAATCCCCGTATTTGCAAGAGCAATTGATAAGACAGCAAGATATAAATCCACAAACTATCTTTGGACCAATTCCGCCTTTGCACACCGATGAAATTTTCCCAAATCCTAGGCTAAACAGGTTGAAACCGCGTCAAATTGTGCCCAAAAGGTCTTGA
- the ICS2 gene encoding Ics2p (hypothetical protein; null mutation does not confer any obvious defects in growth, spore germination, viability, or carbohydrate utilization), with the protein MGKFEQKERERISTFSFPTTGSQSSTSIKSLGSPLYGRFSSLSSTESQFDSSKQPHEYEKSFYFEESQGEALFNKLKTYSFPGDKDGVKTRRNSSICPRKPNAVSPLRVESNELSSHSHSRSLSHELTKPSGRRKSYHRKSHAISFSRSCKPNFIDGYDSNSSIGVNSRKTSLASSFLDKEYHSSPDTSYTHQMSPKNTIMNTNEQLRRNASGRFGSLKEFAEKNQINIEGKIFAHKVETGDILQPLIDLDIDNK; encoded by the coding sequence ATGGGCAAATTTgagcaaaaagaaagagaaagaataaGCACATTTAGTTTTCCTACTACGGGCAGTCAATCTAGTACATCCATTAAATCACTTGGCAGCCCACTCTATGGACGTTTCAGCTCTCTCTCTTCAACAGAATCTCAGTTCGATAGCAGCAAACAACCCCATGAGTACGAAAAGagcttttattttgaagagTCTCAAGGCGAAGCTCTGTTCAACAAGCTGAAGACCTACTCTTTCCCTGGAGACAAGGATGGTGTGAAAACGAGGAGAAATTCCTCCATATGTCCAAGAAAGCCTAATGCGGTATCACCTTTAAGGGTAGAAAGTAATGAATTATCATCACATTCGCATTCACGTTCATTATCACACGAACTTACAAAGCCTTCAGGGCGAAGGAAAAGTTACCACAGAAAAAGTCATGCAATCTCATTCAGCAGGTCTTGTAAGCCAAATTTCATTGACGGGTACGATTCTAATTCAAGCATAGGCGtcaattcaagaaaaacttCATTGGCAAGTTCTTTCTTGGACAAAGAATATCATTCTTCACCGGATACTTCATATACCCACCAAATGTCCCCGAAAAACACAATCATGAATACCAATGAACAATTAAGAAGAAACGCAAGCGGTAGATTCGGGAGTTTGAAAGAATtcgctgaaaaaaatcagataAATATTGAGGGCAAAATTTTTGCTCATAAAGTGGAAACTGGAGACATATTGCAACCACTAATTGACTTAGATATTGACAATAAATGA
- the AMN1 gene encoding Amn1p (Modulator of cell separation and mitotic exit; inhibits separation through Ub-dependent Ace2p proteolysis; part of a daughter-specific switch induced by the mitotic exit network that inhibits exit and resets the cell cycle after the execution of MEN function, blocking Tem1p and Cdc15 association; required for chromosome stability and multiple mitotic checkpoints; regulated by SCF; haploid transcription regulated by Ste12p; contains 12 degenerate leucine-rich repeat motifs and an atypical F-box), with product MKLERVSSNGSFKRGRDIQSLESPCTRPLKKMSPSPSFTSLKMEKPFKDIVRKYGGHLHQSSYNPGSSKVELVRPDLSLKTDQSFLQSSVQTTPNKKSCNEYLSTPEATPLKNTATENAWATSRVVSASSLSIVTPTEIKNILVDEFSELKLGQPLTAQHQRSHAVFEIPEIVENIIKMIVSLESANIPKERPCLRRNPQSYEHSLLMYKDEERAKKAWSAAQQLRDPPLVGHKEKKQGALFSCMMVNRLWLNVTRPFLFKSLHFKSVHNFKEFLRTSQETTQVMRPSHFILHKLHQVTQPDIERLSRMECQNLKWLEFYVCPRITPPLSWFDNLHKLEKLIIPGNKNIDDNFLLRLSQSIPNLKHLVLRACDNVSDSGVVCIALNCPKLKTFNIGRHRRGNLITSVSLVALGKYTQVETVGFAGCDVDDAGIWEFARLNGKNVERLSLNSCRLLTDYSLPILFALNSFPNLAVLEIRNLDKITDVRHFVKYNLWKKSLDAPILIEACERITKLIDQEENRVKRINSLVALKDMTAWVNADDEIENNVD from the coding sequence ATGAAACTAGAACGCGTAAGCAGCAATGGCTCCTTCAAAAGAGGTAGAGATATCCAGTCACTTGAATCTCCGTGTACTAGACcgctgaaaaaaatgtcacCTAGTCCATCTTTCACATCTCTTAAAATGGAGAAGCCTTTCAAAGATATTGTAAGGAAGTATGGAggtcatcttcatcaaagtAGTTACAATCCCGGCTCAAGCAAAGTGGAGTTAGTAAGACCAGATTTGTCTTTAAAAACAGatcaaagttttcttcaaagtagTGTGCAAACTACGCCTAATAAGAAAAGCTGCAATGAGTATCTTTCAACTCCAGAGGCCACACCATTAAAAAATACGGCTACAGAAAATGCATGGGCAACCTCTCGAGTTGTTTCTGCATCCAGTCTTTCTATAGTGACACCAACGgaaattaaaaacattCTTGTTGATGAATTCTCTGAATTGAAGTTAGGGCAACCTTTGACTGCTCAACATCAGCGAAGTCATGCGGTCTTTGAAATTCCTGAGATTGTGGAAAATATCATAAAAATGATAGTTTCTCTAGAATCTGCAAATATACCAAAGGAAAGACCATGCTTAAGAAGAAATCCACAATCTTATGAGCACTCTCTGCTTATGTACAAAGACGAAGAGAGAGCAAAAAAAGCATGGTCAGCAGCCCAGCAGCTACGAGACCCACCATTAGTCGGACACAAGGAGAAGAAGCAAGGGGCCTTATTTAGTTGTATGATGGTTAACAGGTTATGGCTTAACGTAACAAggccttttcttttcaaaagcttgCACTTTAAGAGCGTCCATAATTTTAAGGAGTTTTTACGAACTTCCCAGGAGACGACACAAGTAATGAGACCGTCTCATTTTATATTGCACAAATTACATCAAGTAACACAACCAGATATAGAAAGGCTTTCCAGAATGGAGtgtcaaaatttgaaatggTTAGAATTTTACGTTTGCCCTAGAATAACTCCCCCATTAAGCTGGTTTGATAACCTCCATAAACTTGAAAAGCTTATTATTCCAGGCAATAAAAACATAGATGATAACTTTTTACTCAGACTATCACAGAGCATACCAAATTTAAAGCACTTAGTTTTAAGAGCATGTGATAATGTCAGTGATTCAGGTGTTGTTTGCATTGCTTTGAATTGCCCgaaattaaaaacatttaacATTGGCAGACATAGGCGTGGAAATTTAATTACGAGTGTCTCACTGGTCGCGCTAGGCAAATACACACAGGTGGAAACTGTGGGGTTTGCCGGTTGTGATGTTGATGATGCCGGTATTTGGGAATTTGCTCGATTAAATGGCAAAAATGTTGAAAGATTGTCTTTAAATTCCTGTCGTCTTTTGACTGATTACTCTCTACCCATTCTTTTTGCTTTAAACTCATTTCCAAATCTGGCTGTTTTAGAGATCAGAAATTTAGATAAAATAACTGATGTGAGGCATTTCGTGAAGTACAACTTgtggaaaaaatcattggATGCCCCCATTCTAATCGAAGCATGTGAACGTATTACGAAACTAATCgatcaagaagaaaatagagTTAAGAGGATTAACTCCTTGGTTGCCTTAAAAGATATGACAGCTTGGGTTAATGCAGACGACGAAATAGAGAATAATGTGGACTAG
- the IFA38 gene encoding ketoreductase (Microsomal beta-keto-reductase; contains oleate response element (ORE) sequence in the promoter region; mutants exhibit reduced VLCFA synthesis, accumulate high levels of dihydrosphingosine, phytosphingosine and medium-chain ceramides), which yields MTFMQQLQEAGERFRCINGLLWVVFGLGVLKCTTLSLRFLALIFDLFLLPAVNFDKYGAKTGKYCAITGASDGIGKEFARQMAKRGFNLVLISRTQSKLEALQKELEDQHHVVVKILAIDIAEDKESNYESIKELCAQLPITVLVNNVGQSHSIPVPFLETEEKELRNIITINNTATLLITQIIAPKIVETVKAENKKSGTRGLILTMGSFGGLIPTPLLATYSGSKSFLQGWSNSLAGELSKDAIDVELIISYLVTSSMSKIRRSSLMIPNPQQFVKSTLRSVGRRCGSQERYATMTPYWAHAVYQFVITETFGVYSKIVNSINYSFHKSIRIRALKKAARQVKKE from the coding sequence ATGACTTTTATGCAACAGCTTCAAGAGGCTGGGGAAAGATTTAGGTGTATCAATGGTCTTTTATGGGTTGTTTTTGGGCTTGGTGTCTTAAAATGTACAACGTTATCACTTAGATTTTTAGCTCTTAtttttgatctttttttactacCAGCAGTCAATTTCGACAAGTATGGTGCTAAAACTGGTAAATACTGTGCTATCACTGGTGCAAGTGACGGTATTGGTAAAGAATTTGCTAGACAAATGGCGAAACGTGGCTTCAACTTGGTATTGATCTCGAGAACGCAATCTAAATTGGAGGCTTTACAAAAAGAACTAGAAGATCAACATCATGTCGTTGTAAAGATTCTAGCCATTGACATTGCGGAGGATAAAGAATCCAACTATGAATCCATTAAGGAATTGTGTGCGCAGTTACCAATCACCGTTTTGGTCAATAATGTTGGTCAATCACACTCCATTCCTGttccatttttggaaaCAGAAGAGAAGGAGCTTAGAAATATTATCACTATCAATAACACTGCTACATTATTAATTACACAAATCATTGCACCAAAGATTGTGGAAACTGTGAAAGCTGAAAACAAGAAGTCGGGTACTCGTGGTTTGATCTTAACCATGGGCTCATTTGGTGGTCTGATTCCCACCCCACTTTTGGCTACATACAGTGGTTCGAAATCATTCTTACAAGGTTGGTCTAACTCTTTGGCTGGGGAATTATCTAAAGATGCTATCGATGTTGAATTAATCATTTCATATTTGGTCACTAGCTCGATGTCTAAAATCAGAAGATCATCTTTAATGATCCCAAATCCACAACAGTTTGTAAAATCCACTTTAAGAAGCGTTGGCAGACGCTGCGGCTCTCAAGAAAGATACGCTACTATGACCCCTTACTGGGCGCACGCAGTGTATCAATTTGTAATTACAGAGACCTTTGGCGTTTACTCTAAGATTGTTAACTCCATTAATTATTCCTTCCATAAATCTATCAGAATTAGAGCCTTAAAAAAAGCCGCAAGACAGGTTAAAAAGGAATAG
- the CDC28 gene encoding cyclin-dependent serine/threonine-protein kinase CDC28 (Cyclin-dependent kinase (CDK) catalytic subunit; master regulator of mitotic and meiotic cell cycles; alternately associates with G1, S, G2/M phase cyclins, which provide substrate specificity; regulates metabolism, basal transcription, chromosome dynamics, growth and morphogenesis; transcript induction in osmostress involves antisense RNA; human homologs CDK1, CDK2, CDK3 can complement yeast conditional cdc28 mutants; human CDK1, CDK2 can complement yeast cdc28 null mutant), with product MSGELANYKRLEKVGEGTYGVVYKALDLRPGQGQRVVALKKIRLESEDEGVPSTAIREISLLKELKDDNIVRLYDIVHSDAHKLYLVFEFLDLDLKRYMEGIPKDQPLGADIVKKFMMQLCKGIAYCHSHRILHRDLKPQNLLINKDGNLKLGDFGLARAFGVPLRAYTHEIVTLWYRAPEVLLGGKQYSTGVDTWSIGCIFAEMCNRKPIFSGDSEIDQIFKIFRVLGTPNEAIWPDIVYLPDFKPSFPQWRRKDLSQVVPSLDPRGIDLLDKLLAYDPINRISARRAAIHPYFQES from the coding sequence ATGAGCGGTGAATTAGCAAATTACAAAAGACTTGAGAAAGTCGGTGAAGGTACATACGGTGTTGTTTATAAAGCGTTAGACTTAAGACCTGGCCAAGGTCAAAGAGTAGTCgcattgaagaaaataagacTAGAGAGTGAAGACGAGGGTGTTCCCAGTACAGCCATCAGAGAAATCTCATTATTGAAGGAATTAAAAGACGATAATATTGTCAGATTATACGATATTGTTCACTCTGATGCACACAAGCTATATCTTGTTTTTGAGTTCCTCGATTTGGACCTGAAAAGATATATGGAGGGTATTCCAAAGGACCAACCGTTAGGAGCTGATATTGTTAAGAAGTTTATGATGCAACTTTGTAAGGGTATTGCATACTGCCACTCACACCGTATTCTGCATCGTGATTTAAAACCGCAGAACTTATTGATTAACAAAGATGGGAATCTAAAACTAGGTGATTTTGGCTTAGCGCGTGCTTTTGGTGTTCCGTTGAGAGCTTACACACATGAAATTGTTACTCTATGGTATAGAGCTCCGGAGGTATTACTGGGTGGAAAACAATATAGTACAGGTGTCGATACATGGTCCATCGGCTGTATATTTGCCGAAATGTGTAACAGGAAACCAATCTTCAGTGGCGATAGTGAGATCGATCAGATTTTCAAGATATTCAGAGTATTGGGAACGCCGAATGAAGCTATATGGCCAGATATTGTCTACTTGCCTGATTTCAAGCCAAGCTTTCCTCAATGGCGCAGAAAAGACCTATCACAAGTGGTACCAAGTCTAGATCCACGCGGTATTGATTTGTTGGACAAACTCCTCGCGTATGACCCTATTAACCGGATTAGCGCCAGAAGAGCAGCCATCCACCCCTACTTCCAAGAATCATAA
- the CSH1 gene encoding mannosylinositol phosphorylceramide synthase catalytic subunit CSH1 (Mannosylinositol phosphorylceramide (MIPC) synthase catalytic subunit; forms a complex with regulatory subunit Csg2p; function in sphingolipid biosynthesis is overlapping with that of Sur1p; CSH1 has a paralog, SUR1, that arose from the whole genome duplication) translates to MKKELKILIIANIALLISIIHYTFDLLTLCIDDTSKDALTDEQLNPPNGFNSTFYESPPQLIPKIIHQTYKTNDIPEQWVKGRQKCIDLHPDYTYILWTDEMSDTFIKQEYPWFLDTFRSYEYPIERADAIRYFILSHYGGIYIDLDDGCERRLDPLLKVPAFLRKTSPTGVSNDVMGSVPRHPFFLKVIKSLKHYKKNWYIPYMTIMGSTGPLFISVVWKQYKRWSNTAENGAVRILQPADYKMHNNSFFSISKGSSWHTGDANFMKTLENHILSCVVTGFIFGFFILYGEFTFYTWLCSGPFNNKRYYIQWLSDKFKLHKWKLTSSYKNKEKRRNPTRHEYNSRGKRLRKDSNIPYDSVFLDIEKNHAKFTDLT, encoded by the coding sequence ATGAAGAAGGAGTTGAAAATTCTTATAATAGCGAACATTGCATTACTTATCTCTATAATACATTACACATTTGATTTGTTGACGTTATGTATAGATGATACTTCCAAAGATGCGCTAACAGATGAACAGCTGAACCCCCCCAATGGCTTCAATTCAACATTCTATGAGTCTCCTCCTCAACTCATACCGAAAATCATTCATCAAACCTACAAAACAAACGATATCCCAGAACAGTGGGTAAAAGGGAGGCAGAAGTGCATTGATTTACATCCGGATTACACTTACATTTTATGGACGGATGAAATGTCTGATACTTTCATTAAACAGGAATACCCGTGGTTTCTTGACACCTTTAGGAGTTATGAATATCCAATTGAGAGGGCGGATGCAATACGGTATTTCATCCTTTCGCATTATGGTGGTATTTACATTGACTTGGATGATGGTTGTGAAAGAAGGCTAGACCCTTTGTTGAAAGTACCAGCATTTCTAAGGAAAACTTCGCCTACAGGAGTGTCAAATGATGTGATGGGCTCTGTTCCAAGGCACCCCTTCTTCTTGAAGGTCATCAAATCGTTGAAACACTATAAGAAAAACTGGTACATTCCATATATGACAATCATGGGCTCTACGGGCCCCTTATTCATTAGTGTGGTTTGGAAGCAATATAAGAGATGGTCTAATACGGCCGAAAATGGTGCGGTAAGAATTTTACAACCTGCAGATTATAAAATGCataataattcttttttctcaatatcTAAAGGTTCCTCCTGGCATACGGGTGATGCCAATTTTATGAAAACTCTAGAGAATCACATCTTGTCTTGCGTGGTTACCGGATTCATTTTTGGCTTTTTCATATTATACGGTGAATTTACATTTTATACTTGGCTGTGCTCGGGACCATTTAACAACAAACGCTATTACATTCAGTGGTTGAGTGACAAGTTCAAGTTACACAAGTGGAAACTAACATCGTCTTACAAGAATAAGGAAAAGAGGCGGAATCCTACTCGTCACGAATATAATTCGAGGGGTAAGAGATTAAGAAAAGATTCTAATATCCCCTACGACAGCGTTTTCCTTGATATAGAAAAGAATCACGCAAAATTTACCGACTTAACCTGA
- the TOS1 gene encoding Tos1p (Covalently-bound cell wall hypothetical protein; identified as a cell cycle regulated SBF target gene; deletion mutants are highly resistant to treatment with beta-1,3-glucanase; has sequence similarity to YJL171C) yields the protein MLQKLSMTALVGLFSSVVSLVNADCTYSGGNYYCAQTDAIIYSNVGLSATYQDVTNMDESSCACTQADFTASGSLAPFNEELSVHFRGPIELLQFGVYYPNGESNALKKRSEKQSIESCKEGEAVVSRHKHQHKRDVAVEYVQVTSTVYVDSNGQTVTADSTNTVVGPAVPSSYTKDSTVLSSSAQAVETSESQSSISSSKTTSSAAAASSSSSSSSNTNGDWSRGSYFVPGSTSNCTFMNNQGGTAGSGVWSSCFGNSISFAASDGVSGAASAQALGDVTIKSGNEFMIFSGEECSGNNGDCGYYREGIPAYHGFGGADKIFVFEFSMPSDTSGSAYNQDMPAIWLLNAKIPRTLQYGDASCSCWKTGCGEMDLFEILTAGSDKLISHIHDGQDGGTQDYFERPTDGTLKAAVIFNSSDKTIHIIEVDESFDATLSDDVVDQWLSKSGSSAALP from the coding sequence atgttacaAAAGCTTTCCATGACCGCATTAGTCGGtttgttttcttcagttGTGTCACTCGTGAACGCTGATTGTACTTACTCTGGCGGTAATTACTATTGTGCTCAAACCGATGCCATCATTTACTCTAACGTCGGTTTATCTGCTACCTACCAAGATGTCACCAATATGGATGAATCTTCTTGTGCTTGTACCCAAGCTGATTTCACTGCTTCTGGTAGCTTGGCTCCCTTCAACGAGGAACTATCTGTTCATTTCAGGGGTCCGATCGAGTTACTACAATTTGGTGTTTACTACCCAAATGGTGAATCTAatgctttgaagaaaagatcagAGAAACAATCAATCGAGTCCTGTAAGGAAGGTGAAGCTGTTGTCTCCAGACATAAGCATCAGCACAAGAGGGATGTTGCTGTTGAATATGTTCAAGTTACTTCCACTGTTTACGTCGACAGTAATGGTCAAACAGTCACAGCCGATTCCACCAATACCGTTGTCGGTCCTGCTGTTCCTTCTTCTTACACTAAAGACTCTACTGTTTTGTCCAGCAGTGCTCAAGCAGTTGAAACGAGTGAAAGCCAGTCTTCCATCTCTTCCTCTAAAACCACCTCttctgctgctgctgcttcatcatcttcgtcatcatcttctaacactAACGGTGACTGGTCCAGAGGTTCCTACTTTGTCCCAGGCTCTACTAGCAACTGTACATTCATGAACAACCAAGGGGGGACTGCCGGTTCTGGTGTCTGGTCGAGTTGTTTCGGTAACTCCATCTCTTTTGCTGCTTCAGATGGTGTTTCTGGTGCTGCCTCCGCTCAAGCTCTTGGTGATGTCACCATTAAATCTGGTAATGAATTCATGATTTTCTCCGGTGAAGAATGTTCCGGTAATAACGGCGATTGTGGTTATTACAGAGAAGGCATTCCTGCTTATCATGGGTTTGGTGGGGCTGATAAAATTTTCGTCTTCGAATTTTCTATGCCAAGTGACACCAGCGGTTCTGCCTACAATCAAGATATGCCAGCTATTTGGTTATTAAATGCAAAAATCCCAAGAACCTTGCAATATGGTGATGcatcttgttcttgttggaAAACTGGCTGTGGTGAAATGGATTTGTTCGAAATTTTGACCGCTGGTTCTGATAAATTAATCTCACACATCCATGACGGCCAAGATGGTGGTACTCAAGATTACTTCGAGAGACCAACTGATGGTACTTTAAAGGCTGCCGTAATCTTTAATTCAAGTGATAAAACTATTCACATTATCGAAGTCGACGAAAGCTTTGATGCTACTTTAAGCGATGATGTCGTTGACCAATGGTTGAGCAAGTCCGGTTCTTCTGCGGCCTTGCCATAG
- the YSY6 gene encoding Ysy6p (hypothetical protein; expression suppresses a secretory pathway mutation in E. coli; has similarity to the mammalian RAMP4 protein involved in secretion), producing MAVQTPRQRLANAKFNKNNEKYRKYGKKKEGKTEKTAPVISKTWLGILLFLLVGGGVLQLISYIL from the coding sequence ATGGCCGTACAGACACCAAGACAAAGACTGGCTAATGCCAAGTTTAACAAGAATAACGAAAAGTATAGAAAATACGGTAAGAAGAAGGAGGGCAAAACTGAGAAAACCGCACCTGTGATATCCAAAACTTGGTTGGGTattcttctgtttcttcTCGTAGGTGGTGGTGTTTTGCAACTAATCAGCTATATCCTATGA